The Bacteroides sp. AN502(2024) DNA segment AGCCACATTCGGCGTCCCTTTCAGAAGAAGAGATTGACAAGAAACTCACTGCCTATTTTGCAACCCATCCTGTATTGACCCGTAGTAATATGCAGTCACTCTGTTGTTTTACCCAAAGCATGGCCAGCAGACAGATTCGTCGTCTGAAAGCACAGGGTAACTTACAGAATATCGGCAAACCCACACAGCCTATTTATGTACCAGCTCCGGGGCATTATGAGAAATGAGTTCAACGGGCATGAGAAATAAGCCAAATTAAGGCCTATTCGCGAATGAAACTATGAGAAATGAATATTTTATATCCATTTCGGAGGCGTGTCAATTCTCCACCAACCACTTTTCTATATTTCTTGTTTCAGCACTAAAGTTCACACCAATCTTGAAAAGCTTTCGTGAATCCGTTGCAAACGGACGAGCATAATGTTTATCCTCTATCTGCTGCAAAGCTTCTTCCGCCGTACCATTCAATTTAAATTCCATGATATAGATGAATTTATCGGTCTGCAATACCATATCCACACGACCCTCACTCGTATGGTATTCTGCTTTTACATAAAAACCAACCAGTTTACACACGATATAAAGCACATTCTGATAATGTAACTCCAGTTCGCGTGCAAGCTCATAGGGAATATCCGAAAAGAAACTTTGCAGGCGACAGAAAAAAGATTCATAATCACCGGCACGCACCTCACGAACAAATTTTTGAATTTCAAAGGGAGATTCCACTTTATTGACGTTCGCGTAATAAGGAAGGAGAAAACGGACAAACCCTTCTTCTACTTCACGATTAGGAAAACCTAAACGATAAATACCAAATTCTTCATCATATCCTTTAATGGTGAGGTATCCGCTCTGATAAATCACCGGAATAGGATTGGTAGATTCAGAATCTATACTGTTCAGTACCTGTTCATCGGTTTCTTCATGGGCCATTCGGTGTAGATCATAATGATGCTTCTTCAGCAACTCCACTAAATAAGTGGGAGTACCTGTTTCAAACCAGTAGCTTTTAAACTCATTCCTATCAAAAGCTAAAAGCAGACTGAAAGGATTGTACATTCCTTTGGAATTGTGAGTGAAATGATAGCCATCATACATTTCTTTCAACCGGACACATATCTCTTCATACGTCACTCCCTGCACATTGGCAAATTCATGAAGTTCGGCATCCTGATTATCGTATAGTTCCTGTTCGCTCACACCACAAATATCTATATATTTATTCCACATTGAAATATCATTCAGATTATTCAAATCACAGAATACACTGACTTTACCGAACTTGGTAACTCCCGTCAACAAAGCAAACTTAATACAGCCATCCTGACTTTTCAATGCGCCATAAAAAGCTTTCAATGTATTACGGAAACTCTTTTGCAAAGCATCATCACCAATAGCCTGTAGCATTGGTTTATCATACTCGTCCACTAGGATCACCACACTTTGCCCCTCTTGCCGACAAGCACGCTTAATAATCCCCTCAAAACGCATAGCCAAGGATTTCTCCGATGGCTCCGCACCATATATCTTCTCCCATTCCACCAACGCCCCATTCAGTTTATTCTCCAAGCTTTCCGGAGTATCATATTTTTCGGTATTCAGATCAAGATGTAATACGGGATACGTTATCCACTCTTTTTCCAGCTTCTCCATAGCCAGTCCTTCAAAGAGTTCCCGTTTTCCTTGAAAGTAGGCTTCAAGCGTAGAAATAAGCAGACTTTTGCCAAAACGGCGCGGACGACTCAGGAAATAGTAGCTCCCGGTTTTCACCAATTGATAAATCAATGCAGTTTTATCAATATAGAAATAGCCACCTTTACGAATTTTTTCAAAGTTCTGTATGCCGATAGGGTAAATCTTGCCACTCATATTTCAATCTGTTTAAGTTCATATCGTACAAATACATATACCATCTCAATATAAAAAACCAAATGTCCAAAGAGGAACCACATTACGCATTCCATACTCAATATCATCTTTCACAACATACGCATTCTCTACATCATGCACCTGCTTCTGCGATTTATTCTTTCCACCTACTTCAAAGGTATAACCACCTACCGTAAAATCAGAAACGTCTGATGTAGTTACCGGACATACAACTCGCAAAGTAGAAAAAAATTAAAAAATGAACGATAAGAAGAAACACCTAAGGCGATGCTTCCGCATCGCAGCACACGAATATAAGGATTTTTACTACAATAACAAGCGATAAACAATATTTCTTAAATGAAAAAGCCGTGCTCCACTCAACATAAAGTGACACATTTTACCTAATAGATTAGTGACTGAAGCATTTTTTTATCACAGCAGTATCGCAATAAATATAGCTTCTCTGAGAATTTATAATAACGACTAGGCTTTTGATTATTCTCATTAATAATATAATTCATAGTTTGAAGATTGTTCTTTTCTAATACTCTTCTTTCTTTTGCTGACACTGGATAATTTACTATCGGCAGACAGTCCTTCCATTTTGTGAAAAATATTCGTGCATTAGTCAACCATTCATTATCTAGTTTTGAATTACTAATGTGCTCTATTAGGATATCATACACACATAATGATTTCAGCCCCAGCATATAAACCTGCAATGAGATATCAATATCGTAAAAATGAAATCCTCTGTAATTTATTTCATCAAATCTTATTTTATCAAAAACAGATTTCCTCATGCAAAAAAAACATCCATCCACTGCTACCACTTCTATGGCTTTCGCATCTGCAATGGGTTTAAAACAAGTATTATAAGTAATGGTTGGATCAGCCCTATTAGTATCAATAGAATACTGGCAAATTGCATCCTTTCCTGCATCTGTACTTCCAGGTCCCCACCAAATACCCGGTATTTGACTAATAAAACGTGGTCCAGAAATTCCAATAAGCCCTACTTTCAAATCTCTGAAATGATTTATCAGAAGCTTTCCCCAATCACTAGTGTAATGTAAAATATCTTCATGCATAAAACATAAAAGTGGATATTGACTCCTTTTGACCCCTTCGTTATAAGCACTAAATATATCATATTGACTTTTGCTGTTATCAATACATATAATCTCATGAATAACCCCAACCGTATTCTCAATATTATCCTTCAATTCCTTAGAGATGGATTGAAACCTACTGCATATTATAATAGAAATCATATTTATTCAAATCAATTTTATATATCAAGATACTTTTATACGAATATCTCTAACTCATAAAAAATAGTTCACAAAACTAAGAATAAAATCCTATAAGGACAAACTTAGATTTAAAAAAATAAAAAAACTCCAGACTTCCAAAGCTAACAGATAAATATAGAATACGTCCATCATTAACTCTTCGAATTCAATTCTCCAGAAAAGAAAATCCTAACATATCACAATTATTTATCAAAACTTCTTAGTAAAAGTTTTTTTTGTTTATTTTTTGTAAGATACAATACAATTCTAACAGTTTGGCGAGGACTATTGTATAACTTACAGTTATGATAGCTTTGCGAAACATATTAGTGTAAATTATTTTACATGTTTTATAAATTATGAAATGCTATATTTGTTTGACAGACCCTATTGTCAATAGAAAAGATTACTTTAGCATGTTAAAGGTTACCTTAATTAGTGCTCGTACAAACACATCTCTTCGATTAATTTGCCTATATGATGGTAAAATTGGAGATCCTGTTTACAACCTACTTAAAAGATTTAAAGTTGAAATCATTATTCATGAATTACCATATAAAAAGGAACTAATGGAAATATATTCTCACGAATGGATGGAAACAGAACTTGGAAAAGATATAGAATATAGTCGAATATTCGGCACATTCATGAGAATGGAGGTTCCTATAATAGAAAAAGAAGATGAATATGTATTATACACCGATATGGACATAATCTTTAATGATGATATATTGCTAAAAGATCTACCTCGTCCTGCTTATTTAGCTGCTGCTCCCGAATTTGAACGTGATACAAAAAGAATGAGTTATTTCAATGCTGGAATATTAGTCATGAACATCCAAGGAATGAGAGTCAAATATCAGTAATTTGTAGAGATGATGAAAAAAAGCAAAGATCTACTGCAGGACTTTTTGATCAAGGGTACTTAAACGAGTTGTGTTTCGAGGACATGGAAATTCTACCTATTGAATATAACTGGAAACCGTACTGGGGAATTAATGGGAATGCTAAGCTTATCCATTTCCATGGAATGAAACCATGCAGCAATCTCGAAGAAGCAGGATTTGACACCAGAGAATCATTCTTTCGGACGATATTTGACAATAACAGTCAAGGCTATGCAGGGTATATATACTATTTTATTCTCTTTTTTAATTACCTAGGTCAAAAACAAGACCAATGGTTATGCTATCATTTACAATACATCCTTGACCTATATAAAAAACCTTTAATAGCCCTTGCACAAAAAACAGACTATAAACCAAAATACAGAAAATACAAACGTTTATACTCAATATTCGTAAGTATTTCTATACTACTAGCAATACTACTACTTACTGCTTTATTTTTAGTATAATCAATATAAATAACACTCTCAAATAGACAAAACCGAAGGTCTAAAATTAAAACAATACACATGGGAATTGATATATTATATGTTTGCACTGGGAATATGATATGTTCTGGAAGGATTTTTATTTAAGTGTTAAACGCTACGCAAGCACTCGGTGCCCCCGTTTTTCCCTGCTTTTTTGCGTACCACCTTTGCCCAAAAAAGTTATGTGGAATCTCAAATCGTTTGAAGTTATCTATTCCCGTTACGAGAGTAGCGGTTTGAAAGCTCGTGATTTTTGGTACCCCTTCGGTAAATCCCGTCTACTCCAAAAGCTATAATCCCGAACTCAGGTTAATAAGTTAATAGTGATTCTCTGTTTATAATATGCTTTTCATTAGAGTATTGTTAGATTTCTTTGGATTTTCTCTGTTTCCAGTAATTGGGTAGCAACTCTTTTAGGCCTTTCCCCTTATCTCTTGCGCAATATGGCAACCAAACTCTGAAAAGAAAGAATTATTTATTCTGTGGCAATGACGATGCGACCGAGAGTGCCGCAGTGATTTATTCGTTGATGGGATGCTGTAAAGCGGATGAGGTAAACTTCCGTAAGTGGCTCGTATACGTTCTGGAGAATATACACGCCTATGACAACGATTATAGTAAAGATTTAGCAGAACTCCTACCTCACAACTGGAAAGTAAATAAATCTCAGAAACTCTAAACCGTCTCTGAATGGTTTGCAAGTTTCCCAAAGAAAAACTGACAAAATTGCAAAGATACAGAGTAAGAACTATAGAAAAAAGACGGAGTTCACCGAATGCTTACTACCCATTTGCAAGACACTCATGATCAAAAACAAATAGAATTTACTTTAAAAGAGCTCCTGCTACTGGTAATTCACAGAAAATAAAAACACCTCAAACAAATAATATAGAATAAATCTTTATATATTTGCCAATAATATGAATCAAAACAATAAATAAAATGAGAATTGGTATATTATATATCTGTACTGGCAAATATGACATTTTTTGGAAAGACTTTTATCTAAGCGCAGAACGTTATTTCATGCAAGACCAATCTTTCATTATCGAGTATTATGTATTTACTGATAGTCCGCAACTATACGACGAAGAGAATAATGAGCATATTCACCGGATCAAACAAAAGAATTTAGGATGGCCTGACAATACATTAAAACGTTTTCATACATTCCTTCGCATCAAGGAACAATTGGAGCGAGAAACCGACTATCTATTTTTCTTCAATGCTAATCTGTTATTCACCTGTCCCATTGGCAAAGAAATGCTACCATCCTCGGATAGCAACGGATTACTAGGAACTATACATCCTGGATTCTACAATAAACCCAACTCCGAATTTACATACGAACGAAGAGTTATTTCTACCGCCTATATTCCAGAAGGGAAAGGTCTATATTATTATGCAGGAGGCCTTTCGGGTGGATGTACAGAATCCTATCTGCAGCTCTGTACAACAATTTGTTCATGGGTTGACAAGGATGCCGCAAACCATATAATACCAATTTGGCACGACGAATCTCTAATCAATAAATATTTCTTAGATAATCCACCAGCCATTACATTGCCGCCCGCATATCTATACCCCGAAGGCTGGTCCCTTCCCTTTGAACCAATTATTCTCATTCGAGACAAAAACAAACCTGAATATGGCGGACACGAATTCTTGCGAAGAAAAAATTCTTTATGGGTAAAGCTTAAGCTAATCTGCCAAAAAATTAAATTAGCCGATTAGTCGCTCAATTTACCTCTATATTATAGAAATATAGAATTATGGAAAACTCCTTTCCACTGATATTCAACTTTATCATCACAAAGAATCACAATTTTATCTGAACTATCTCTCAATAAAGCACCATACTTCCCCAAAGTACCTTTACTTGTTATCTGATGCTTGCAATAAGCTATCAAAAACAAATCCATATACCCCTTATCTGAACCATTTATATCCACCACCTTATAATTCTCATTTGCAAATTCAAGATAGGGAATAAGTTCTGATGCCACCCATTCCGGCTCATCTGAGAAGAAGTAAAAAAAAGGCGTAACAGTCTCTTTTTCCATATAATCAACAGCCCTTTTAAAATAGCTCACAGAGGCAGGCTTCCCATACGCTCGAACTTCAACACTTAAATCACCCCGTCGAACATGCACTGCTACAGGATTGATATTCTGTTTTATTTCTGACATTAACATTTTGCTACCCTCATCAAATATATCAGATGAGATCCTATAAGTAGACCTAAATGCGGGCACCCAAATTTTTATCGGCAAATGATAATATCCACCTAGATAAATAGGAGGATTTTTCTCCAAAAATGAAAAATCATCTATCCATTCCGATGTATTATTCCCAACATAATAAAAATGTCTCTTATAATAGGAAATTTCGAACTCTGTTGCAATTGTTAGCCCCAAATAAGGAAACACTTTCAACAAATCAAAGTTGCGAGCAAATTTATAATCCATGTCACTTCCCCATTCCTTATAAAAGGATAGATCATACACAACCTTACATCCACGCTTTCTAAAAAATTCTCCCAACAAATATTGGAGCATTTGAGAACAAATACCACCATCCATCAACACTACAACCTTAGGAGTAACTAAGCGAGCCTTCAACATTCTTTTGTAACAACTTCTTTGCCACTTTCTAATAATACTCATTTCTTTATATCTTATTTTACCAACTTACCGCAACAGATTCAAATACCCCAACCTGCTAGATTATAAACGATAAACAATATATGCTTTATCTCTCAACATCTTAATTTATCTTAACACATTACAGTTTATGGCGCATATTATAATATCTAAGTTTCAAATCTCCCCAGAGACCTGATACTCTATAAGCATTCACAATCTTACGTTCTCTTTTTGACAAGCTATTTATTAAACAAGGATAGGATTCTATTTCATTAACAAGCCGTTTCATTTCCTTCCTAATATTGGCAAAACGTTTCCAATAAATTCTTCTAAAAGCATTTTCAAGATGAAAATGAGCAAGTGCTTCCTTCATCTCTTCCCTCAACCCCTTTTTATCAATATAATTCTCAATCCATATTGTATAATTCACAAAGTCCCTATACTTTTTATCATCAAAATTCGCGGGATGTGACATTGACGTATTGGTAAAATTATAGTCAATTATTATATAATCAACTGAAACGACTTTTTGTAAGTATAGCAATAATTGTGTGGAAAGAACAACATCTTCACCAAATGATATATCTGGTCTTTCTATCTCATTCTGATATAATGATCGAAGATGAAATTTTGACCATACACACCAATAAGCCTTTTTTAAAAGAATATTTTTCAAAAACTCCACACCTGACAACTCTACAAAATCAAAAAAAGTTGATTTATGCAACTCTCCATCATAGCAAAACATAAAAGGGGCCACTACCATATCCGCTTGCGTTTCCTCTGCTTTAGTAACCAGCCTATTTATTGCATCCACATGCATAATATCATCACTATCTAAATATTGGATATATTTGCCAGTAGCAATATCTATACCCGATTTACGCGCCTGCACTAATCCCTCGTTTTGTTTATTAAATACAACAATCCGGGGATCTTCAGCCGCATACGTCTTTATTATATCTAAACTATCATCTGTACTTCCATCATTTACTACAACAATTTCAAGATTATTATACGTTTGATTAATAACACTCTGCAACGTTTTAGCTATCGAATTATGCGCATTATAAACAGGAATAATAACCGAAACTAAAGGGTATTCTTTTTCCATTATATCATTTTTTAATTCTTTTTCTTGGCAAAGTGAGTCCAATAATAAATCGGCCAAAAATAAGTTATTTTACGTAATCGTTTATAATATTTAGAAGACAATTCTTTTCTTGATAAAAAACGCCATCTACCCAACTTATTCCTCATATCTTTAATTTCAACAGGATACAATCGATGATTAGGATCTTTCATAAAATCTTGAAAATGATTAAAACAATTTTCCACAATCATATTGACAGCATCAAACCAATCTCTGCCTTCAAATAACCGCCGCTCCTTTGCAAACTCCAATCTTGGATATTCAGCCAAGAAATAATGATAACGTTTTATAGAATTGATTGTATGGCAAATACTATCACCTCTCTGTATATAGTGATAATAAGCAGCATCAATCCAAACTATTTTATCGCAAATACTTATCCAGCGATAAATAGTCGCATGATCCTCAAAAAACATACCTACAGGAAAACGATAAGAATCAAAAAAAATCTTATCAAAAAGTTTGGTACAGGCTGAACTACTTACTCTCTCAAAAATAATATCTCGCTGAACGTCTTGACTAGTACGTACATACACATCACCTGTATTAGGATACATTTGTTCTATACGGCCATCTTCATACTCAAAGTAAAAGTTACAATATACCATATAAACTTTGTTCTGTACCATGACTGACAACATATTTTCATACATTGTCGGTTCAATATAATCATCGCTATCTATAAACCCAATATATGGAGCAGTCGCTATTTCAATTCCTGCATTACGAGCTATGGACAAACCTGCCTCATCAAGATGTAACACTTTTACTCTAGAATCAATATTAGCATATTCATTACAAATAGAAGGAGAATCATCGGTCGACGAATTATCCACTAATATGATTTCTATATCTTTCAACGTCTGATTACGTACAGACTCTATACAACGTCGCAAATACGGAGCTGTATTATGAACTGGAATGATAACGCTAACCAAGTATTGAGATTCCATATTTGAATATTCATTTTCTATTTACAAAAGTAAGGAATAATATCCATAGGAAGTATCTAAAAAGAGATTGTTTACAAATAGAGCAGAATTTCACGCCTACAATTAACCATTATTAATAATACATACAGATAATCTGAAAAGACAAAAGAGAAATTCAATGGGTTATTTTGCAATCAGCAACTTACTAGTATAGTTTTCCACAATATTGTCCTAAATAAATTTTGAGCATGAGCTAACTGACTATACTGTTAAGTATAGCCTCGAGAGTTCAAAATCAATCCCCCCTAATCGTTTTCGATGGTTTCGGGAGGTGGTGTAAATGGTTGATCAAGCCATTTTTGGAGGTCGATTTTGGTAAATGTGTTCAGCCGGAGCGTGACCACAAGGTTAGCCAATGCCCATTTGTATCTTGCGATGTGCTTTAGCCATGTCAGAATCAGCATTGTAGTCATAGCAGTCCATATTTGGGTCTCTACGGCATTGCGGGATGTGCCGATAAAGCTCTTGATGCGTAGCAGTTGCTTGAGGTTGCGAAAGAAGATTTCTATGTTCCACCGAGCCTTGTACAGAGCCGCTATGCTTGATGCTGCCAATGTGAAGTTGTTTGTGAGTAACTCAATTTCAAAACCGTGTTCATCGTTCCATACTGCGATGCGACGTAAACGTTTGGGATATTTGGATTTGGCCGCCGAGAGTTCGAACTCGATTATTTCGTCAATAAGTACATTCTGAGCGTGTTTTTCAGGCAAAGGCAACTCCTCTATGGCTTTGTACCGGATATTGTCTTTATGACGCACTACAAAGAACACGTTGCTGCTGTCCCAATTATTCAGCAATGAGTAGTCACAGTAGCCTCGGTCGGCTACTACAATACTATACGGATGTAACTCAATATCAAAAGCAGCTTTGTTGTCGGTGGTTTTGCCATCGGTGATATTCACGAACTCCGGCAAAAGACTGTCATAGTCCAATAGCGTGTGCATCTTGACCGCCCCCTTGGTGGTAGTGTAATGTGCCCAGTCATATATTGACAGAGTCAATGACACCAATGTGGAGTCGAGCAGTTTTATCGGCATCTTGAAACGGAACTTTCTTCGTTGCCATAGGGCTTGCTGTCCGAAATACTGAAACAACGAGTAGAATATGCCGCGAAAAACCGAACTGTCTCGGTTGGCGTTCTGATATGCTACCGTTGACTTGGATGGTGCACGGTTGATTCCCAAATGATTGAGGTTGCCGGTGGCTGATTTCAGCCCGTTTGAGATATCTCTGACTGAATCACATCCTGAGAATTGGCTGAAAATCATGCTAACAAACTGACTCCATGTATTGTAGCCCTTGCAATGCTTGTCTGACCCCGAAGATTTTATGATTTTCCTGATATTTTCTTTCGGGAGATGTGATATTACCTGTGCGAAAAGTGTTATATTTGCCATAGGAAGTAGATGAGTTGGTAGCTTGCTACTAAGGTAGTCATTTTACCTTAGTTCTACTTCCTTTTTATTTGTTCCCCCCAATTTATTTAGGACAATATTGAGTTTTCCATTACAAAAGTTTGCAAATACAATATTTAAACAAACTGAATGTGTATATTTGCAGAACCTAATTGATAGCAATAAAAATGAAAAAATTAGCAATTATCATACCAGCTTATAAACCACGTTTTTTGCAAGAAACACTTGATTCTATCGCTAAACAAAACAATCACGAATTTACCGTATATATTGGTGATGATGCAAGCCCCTACCCATTAGAGACCATAGTAGATTGTTACAAGAACAAATTTGACATTATATATCATCGTTTTGAACAAAATATGGGTAAAAAAGACCTACCCGGTCATTGGGAACGATGCATATTATTGTCAGAAGAAGAACTTATATGGCTTTTTTCAGATGACGACTTAATGCCCTTTGATGGAGTAGCACGTGTAATTCAAGCCTCACAAAAACATTCTGATGGAAAATATATATTCCATTTCCCTTTAGAAGTCGTTGACGAGTATGGTAAACTAAAATATAAAAACCCTCCTTTTAAAACCGATTTAACTTCTGGATATGAATTTTTATTAGATAAATTATCTGGAAAAATTAGTTCTGCCGCCTGTGAGTATGTATTTAGCCGAACAGTATGGGAACAAACAGGAGGATTTATTAAGTTCCCTCTGGCTTGGTGCACCGATGATGCAACATGGGCTAAATTTGCAGAATTTACAGGAGGAATCATATCTTTACCAGGTAATCCCGTCAGTTGGAGAAATGCTGAAGGAGAGAATATATCAAACTCCACTCATTTCAACAAAGAAAAGATTAGAGCAACAATACTTTTCATAGAATGGATTGGTATAAACTACCATTCTCACCTTAACGAAAGAAAATTCAAAAAAGCAATCAAACGTTATATATATAAATTCTTACAGCATTCGCTAAAGAACGACTTTAGCTTACACGACCTTTTACTTTTATACAATGCTCTAAAAAAACTCACACTAAATGTGTCTTTGCAAGTTTTAGTTCATCATGTTTGGAAGAAAATAAAAAGGCAATTAGCTAGCAATTAATAAGTTGCCTTATATTTTCGAATTTAAAGAATACCCTTACTAACAATGTCCTTTAAGAATTTTACTACAACAACTATAAACGACTATACTCTTCAATTATTCCAATAGAGATGACAAGCTAACACAATAATTATCGATAGAAAACTGCTGCGCTTTTCTCAAAGACATTTTTTTTAACGAATTGAGCAACTCTCGATCATTTGCTAAGATCATAAGACTCTTTATAAAATCATCGGGAGAAGAACAGAAACATGCGTTGGTCTCATCGCAATAGTCTCGTATAGATCCAACATCACTAACCACCATCGCTAATCCTGTTGCCATTGAAGTACAAATTACATTACTTCCAATAGTGTCCTTCATCACATTTAATGAAATATCAGAATCATTCATATAATGCTTTAATTCCGCCTCAGGAACATACCCCACCAATGTTACATTCTTTAAGCCTGAAAACAAATAATCAATTTTCTCCCGCCCTTTGCATATATAAAAATGAATTTGCGGAAGTCTTGAAACAATATAAGCTATCTGCTCAAAATCACGTGCCAAGGCACCCATTACTATTACCTTGACATCATCACCTCTGTTATATAGA contains these protein-coding regions:
- a CDS encoding ATP-binding protein, producing MSGKIYPIGIQNFEKIRKGGYFYIDKTALIYQLVKTGSYYFLSRPRRFGKSLLISTLEAYFQGKRELFEGLAMEKLEKEWITYPVLHLDLNTEKYDTPESLENKLNGALVEWEKIYGAEPSEKSLAMRFEGIIKRACRQEGQSVVILVDEYDKPMLQAIGDDALQKSFRNTLKAFYGALKSQDGCIKFALLTGVTKFGKVSVFCDLNNLNDISMWNKYIDICGVSEQELYDNQDAELHEFANVQGVTYEEICVRLKEMYDGYHFTHNSKGMYNPFSLLLAFDRNEFKSYWFETGTPTYLVELLKKHHYDLHRMAHEETDEQVLNSIDSESTNPIPVIYQSGYLTIKGYDEEFGIYRLGFPNREVEEGFVRFLLPYYANVNKVESPFEIQKFVREVRAGDYESFFCRLQSFFSDIPYELARELELHYQNVLYIVCKLVGFYVKAEYHTSEGRVDMVLQTDKFIYIMEFKLNGTAEEALQQIEDKHYARPFATDSRKLFKIGVNFSAETRNIEKWLVEN
- a CDS encoding glycosyltransferase: MISIIICSRFQSISKELKDNIENTVGVIHEIICIDNSKSQYDIFSAYNEGVKRSQYPLLCFMHEDILHYTSDWGKLLINHFRDLKVGLIGISGPRFISQIPGIWWGPGSTDAGKDAICQYSIDTNRADPTITYNTCFKPIADAKAIEVVAVDGCFFCMRKSVFDKIRFDEINYRGFHFYDIDISLQVYMLGLKSLCVYDILIEHISNSKLDNEWLTNARIFFTKWKDCLPIVNYPVSAKERRVLEKNNLQTMNYIINENNQKPSRYYKFSEKLYLLRYCCDKKMLQSLIY
- a CDS encoding family 6 glucosyltransferase, with the translated sequence MRIGILYICTGKYDIFWKDFYLSAERYFMQDQSFIIEYYVFTDSPQLYDEENNEHIHRIKQKNLGWPDNTLKRFHTFLRIKEQLERETDYLFFFNANLLFTCPIGKEMLPSSDSNGLLGTIHPGFYNKPNSEFTYERRVISTAYIPEGKGLYYYAGGLSGGCTESYLQLCTTICSWVDKDAANHIIPIWHDESLINKYFLDNPPAITLPPAYLYPEGWSLPFEPIILIRDKNKPEYGGHEFLRRKNSLWVKLKLICQKIKLAD
- a CDS encoding alpha-1,2-fucosyltransferase, producing the protein MSIIRKWQRSCYKRMLKARLVTPKVVVLMDGGICSQMLQYLLGEFFRKRGCKVVYDLSFYKEWGSDMDYKFARNFDLLKVFPYLGLTIATEFEISYYKRHFYYVGNNTSEWIDDFSFLEKNPPIYLGGYYHLPIKIWVPAFRSTYRISSDIFDEGSKMLMSEIKQNINPVAVHVRRGDLSVEVRAYGKPASVSYFKRAVDYMEKETVTPFFYFFSDEPEWVASELIPYLEFANENYKVVDINGSDKGYMDLFLIAYCKHQITSKGTLGKYGALLRDSSDKIVILCDDKVEYQWKGVFHNSIFL
- a CDS encoding glycosyltransferase family 2 protein gives rise to the protein MEKEYPLVSVIIPVYNAHNSIAKTLQSVINQTYNNLEIVVVNDGSTDDSLDIIKTYAAEDPRIVVFNKQNEGLVQARKSGIDIATGKYIQYLDSDDIMHVDAINRLVTKAEETQADMVVAPFMFCYDGELHKSTFFDFVELSGVEFLKNILLKKAYWCVWSKFHLRSLYQNEIERPDISFGEDVVLSTQLLLYLQKVVSVDYIIIDYNFTNTSMSHPANFDDKKYRDFVNYTIWIENYIDKKGLREEMKEALAHFHLENAFRRIYWKRFANIRKEMKRLVNEIESYPCLINSLSKRERKIVNAYRVSGLWGDLKLRYYNMRHKL
- a CDS encoding glycosyltransferase family 2 protein codes for the protein MESQYLVSVIIPVHNTAPYLRRCIESVRNQTLKDIEIILVDNSSTDDSPSICNEYANIDSRVKVLHLDEAGLSIARNAGIEIATAPYIGFIDSDDYIEPTMYENMLSVMVQNKVYMVYCNFYFEYEDGRIEQMYPNTGDVYVRTSQDVQRDIIFERVSSSACTKLFDKIFFDSYRFPVGMFFEDHATIYRWISICDKIVWIDAAYYHYIQRGDSICHTINSIKRYHYFLAEYPRLEFAKERRLFEGRDWFDAVNMIVENCFNHFQDFMKDPNHRLYPVEIKDMRNKLGRWRFLSRKELSSKYYKRLRKITYFWPIYYWTHFAKKKN
- a CDS encoding IS4 family transposase, whose product is MANITLFAQVISHLPKENIRKIIKSSGSDKHCKGYNTWSQFVSMIFSQFSGCDSVRDISNGLKSATGNLNHLGINRAPSKSTVAYQNANRDSSVFRGIFYSLFQYFGQQALWQRRKFRFKMPIKLLDSTLVSLTLSIYDWAHYTTTKGAVKMHTLLDYDSLLPEFVNITDGKTTDNKAAFDIELHPYSIVVADRGYCDYSLLNNWDSSNVFFVVRHKDNIRYKAIEELPLPEKHAQNVLIDEIIEFELSAAKSKYPKRLRRIAVWNDEHGFEIELLTNNFTLAASSIAALYKARWNIEIFFRNLKQLLRIKSFIGTSRNAVETQIWTAMTTMLILTWLKHIARYKWALANLVVTLRLNTFTKIDLQKWLDQPFTPPPETIEND
- a CDS encoding glycosyltransferase family 2 protein, producing MKKLAIIIPAYKPRFLQETLDSIAKQNNHEFTVYIGDDASPYPLETIVDCYKNKFDIIYHRFEQNMGKKDLPGHWERCILLSEEELIWLFSDDDLMPFDGVARVIQASQKHSDGKYIFHFPLEVVDEYGKLKYKNPPFKTDLTSGYEFLLDKLSGKISSAACEYVFSRTVWEQTGGFIKFPLAWCTDDATWAKFAEFTGGIISLPGNPVSWRNAEGENISNSTHFNKEKIRATILFIEWIGINYHSHLNERKFKKAIKRYIYKFLQHSLKNDFSLHDLLLLYNALKKLTLNVSLQVLVHHVWKKIKRQLASN
- a CDS encoding glycosyltransferase, whose amino-acid sequence is MIYIICYDWPSTSGNHTGMRYLYEYIQKRNPELYKMYTFNMGRRFLDKGKKGKKISVLFTALKLAMAYKSGDKFILTEYLHRDSYQILFAKIIRFICPKAPIYAMVHLVPEKLERRYSKAQIKKSSRFVTEIVTLGSSLTCYLNNLGIENVYTSFHYVDNNYYTPSTNLYNRGDDVKVIVMGALARDFEQIAYIVSRLPQIHFYICKGREKIDYLFSGLKNVTLVGYVPEAELKHYMNDSDISLNVMKDTIGSNVICTSMATGLAMVVSDVGSIRDYCDETNACFCSSPDDFIKSLMILANDRELLNSLKKMSLRKAQQFSIDNYCVSLSSLLE